A window of the Acanthochromis polyacanthus isolate Apoly-LR-REF ecotype Palm Island chromosome 10, KAUST_Apoly_ChrSc, whole genome shotgun sequence genome harbors these coding sequences:
- the rpl36a gene encoding LOW QUALITY PROTEIN: 60S ribosomal protein L36a (The sequence of the model RefSeq protein was modified relative to this genomic sequence to represent the inferred CDS: inserted 2 bases in 1 codon), with product MVNVPKTRRTYCKKCKKHQPHKVTQYKKGKDSLYAQGKRRYTRKQSGYGGQTKPIFHKKAKTTKKIVLRLECLEANCRSREXAGHQRCKHFELGGDKKRKGQVIQF from the exons GTGAACGTCCCGAAGACCCGCAGGACCTACTGCAAGAAGTGCAAGAAGCACCAGCCCCACAAAGTTACCCAGTACAAGAAGGGAAAGGACTCCCTCTATGCACAGG GTAAGAGGAGATACACCAGGAAGCAGTCAGGGTATGGTGGTCAAACAAAGCCCATCTTCCACAAAAAG GCCAAGACTACAAAGAAAATTGTGTTGAGGCTTGAGTGTTTGGAGGCCAACTGCAGATCAAGAGA TGCTGGCCATCAGAGATGCAAACACTTCGAGTTGGGTGGTGACAAGAAGAGAAAG GGCCAGGTCATCCAGTTCTAA